A region of the Stieleria neptunia genome:
TGGTCCAGGCCGATCGAGGTGATCGCGGCGACGGTGCTGGCACAGACGTTGGTGCTGTCCAGGCGGCCGCCAAGCCCGACTTCCAGCACGATCGCGTCGCAGTCGTTGCGGTCAAAGTGCAGCACCGCCATCGCCGTGGTCAATTCGAAAAACGACACCGGGTTGCCGGACGCATCCAACGGATCGACCACGGGGGCGACCCGTTGGACCAGTTCGATCAGGTCTTGGTGGCTGCACGGCACGCCATCGATCCGAAAGCGTTCTTCCAGGTCGGTCAGATGCGGGGACGTGTACAGGCCGACGCGATAGCCCGCGGAGGTCAGGATCTGGCTGACCATGGTCGCGGTGGAACCCTTGCCCTTGGTCCCGGCCAGGTGGATCAGGGGGACTTTGGGACCGCGATCGCGTTGTCGGTCCGACCGCTGGTGATCTCCGCGGTCGCCGACGCGTGGCGGTCGGCGATGCAGGTAGCCGCCCAGTCCGAGCTGTTGAAACAGTTCTTCGGTGCGTTCGAGCCGAAAAAGATGGTCATTGCGGCTGCCGGCGGTGCGTTCGTAATCGATCCGGTCGTAGAGGTACGCGACGGCCTGCCGGTAGTCCGATCGGCGACTTGACGGTTCGACATGGCGCGGATCAAGCACGAAGTGGTCTGGAGCAAGGGGGATGGAAGTTTTGGGTGCAGGCGTTTGCCGAGCCGCCATCGACGCCCGCGACGGCCGCGGTATTGTGCCAAGCCCGGTACCGCCTTGGCAACGACGCATCCTGGCGAAGACTTATAAAAAGAGTCTGGCGGAAAAAGTCCGAACCGCCGGTAGCGATCTCGCGTAGCGTAACCAACCCTCAATATTCCGGCTGGATTTTCAGACAGGCCCGACTGTTTCTGCCTTATCAGCCCACCCTTTTTGCCCTTTTCTACGGAAGCCTTTGTTCGTGGATACCGATTCAACCGCCGTCGCGGACTCCGCCGACGAAAACACACCCGCAGGCGCCGCCCCGGCCGCCGCCCGTTCCAGTGCGACGGGCAGCGATGTCGTCATCGAAACCCGCAACTTGAGCAAGATTTACAAGGATTTCTGGGGCCGAAAGAAAGTCCACGCGTTGAAATCCTTGGACATCGAAGTCCGCAAGGGCGAAATCTTCGGGCTGCTCGGCCCCAACGGCAGCGGCAAGTCGACCACGATCAAATTGATCTTGGGCTTGCTGTTCCCCACCAGCGGACGCGTGCTGGTGTTCGACAAGGACGCCACCGAGACCAAAAAGAACGAGCAGATCGGTTACCTGCCCGAAGAATCCTATCTCTATCAGTTCCTTAACGCCGAAGAGACCCTGGACTTTTACGGACGCCTGTTCGACATGTCCGGGCGGCAGCGAAAACAACGCGTCGAGGAACTGCTGACGCTGGTCGGGTTGCAAGGCGCCCGCCACCGCCAATTGCGTGAATACAGTAAAGGGATGCGGCGCCGCGTCGGTCTGGCCCAGGCGTTGATCAACGATCCCGACCTGATCCTGTTGGACGAGCCCACCACCGGATTGGACCCGATCGGGATTCGCGAGATGAAGGACCTGATCCTGGCCCTCCGCGATCAGGGGAAAACGATCCTGTTGTGCAGCCACCAACTCGGTGACGTGCAAGACGTCTGCGATCGTGTCGCCATTTTGCACCAGGGCGAATTGAAGGAACTCGGCCGCGTCACCGACTTGCTGAAGGTTCAAGACGTGACCGAAGTCCACGCCAGCGGGCTCAGCGAAGACGCCAAGAACGAAATCCGCGAGGTCATCGCGCGGCACGGTGCGGACTTGAAATCGATGGACAACCCGACCGCGACGATGGAGGACTTGTTCCTCAACATCGTGCGGGAAAGCGAAGCCCGCCCCGGCGCACGCCGCGTCTCGGCCACCGCCGGCGACGAGCCGCCTGCCGACGAGCAGGCCGCCGACGCCTCCGCCGCCGAAGGATCGCAAGCGGGGAGTGACGAATCATGAATTTGCAACCAGATGATTTCTGGACCTTTTCCGAATGGCTGTTCCGGCCCGGGGCGTTTCTCGAAAGCGCGTTCCTGCAAGGCGTCGTGCTGATCGTCCTGGCGATCGTGCTGGGATTGCTGGTCGGCTACGTGATCTCCGCCGCCCGCTACGGTCCCGGTGAAGGGTTCTACGCCGTCGCACGTGCGATCCGCGACCTGCTCCGCACCGACCTGCCGGGCACCAGCCCCAGCCGGATCGTGGCGTTGGCCCGGCTGGCGTTCAAGGAAGCCATCCGCCGCCGCGTGTTGTTCGTCGTCGGTTTGTTCGTGGTCATCCTGCTGCTGGCCGGTTGGTTCCTGAACCCCGAAAGCGATGACCCCGCGCGGTTGTACATCAGTTTTGTGCTCACCGCGACCAACTACCTGGTGCTGGCCCTGGCGTTGTTCATCAGCGCGTTTTCGCTGCCGCAAGACATCGAGAACCGCACGATCTACACGATCGTGACCAAGCCGGTGCGGGCGACCGAAATCGTGCTCGGGCGGATGCTGGGATTTGTCGCCGTGGGAACCGTGATGCTGATCCCGATGGGTTTGGCCAGTTACATTTTCGTCGACCGCGGGCTCGACCACACCCACTACGAAGTCGTCCAGGCGGATGAAGTCGACGGCCGGATCGTCGGAAAGACCGACCGCGTCCGAAAACACTCGCACACCTTCACCATCGAACCCGGCGAAACCC
Encoded here:
- a CDS encoding ABC transporter ATP-binding protein → MDTDSTAVADSADENTPAGAAPAAARSSATGSDVVIETRNLSKIYKDFWGRKKVHALKSLDIEVRKGEIFGLLGPNGSGKSTTIKLILGLLFPTSGRVLVFDKDATETKKNEQIGYLPEESYLYQFLNAEETLDFYGRLFDMSGRQRKQRVEELLTLVGLQGARHRQLREYSKGMRRRVGLAQALINDPDLILLDEPTTGLDPIGIREMKDLILALRDQGKTILLCSHQLGDVQDVCDRVAILHQGELKELGRVTDLLKVQDVTEVHASGLSEDAKNEIREVIARHGADLKSMDNPTATMEDLFLNIVRESEARPGARRVSATAGDEPPADEQAADASAAEGSQAGSDES